The Macadamia integrifolia cultivar HAES 741 chromosome 4, SCU_Mint_v3, whole genome shotgun sequence genome contains the following window.
TTACTGCTTTTTCTTAAATTCCTATACaagttccttttctttttttggggaagACAAcatccaaaaaaattaaatggaaCGTCCAATCCTCCAATCCTCCAATCATCCAATACTCCAATCCAAAGGCACAACAATAAGCATATagagaaaccctagaaaatcgAGCTATATAGCAATACTAACCTACGGAAGAAGAAGCGATGGCTGATCCACAACCGAAAGTCTTGAAGCAGGCATCGGTGATCTTCCCTGTCTCTTCATCCACCTTTATCTGAAGCTTCATAACATCACCACAAGCCGGAGCACCAACAAGCCCCGTTCCAACCGTGGGATCGTTCTTATCGAAGGATCCAACATTTCGAGGGTTGTTGTAGTGATCCACAACCCTTTCATGGTAGAGCCGAACCAAAACAGGCGCTTGATTGTTCTGTTGCGGCACCAACCCTAGAAACTTCCTGCAACCTGCCCTAAGCATTTTCCCTTCTCTGAAAAATTCAGAGTTATTCCCTCCTCCTCGCGAAAGTGACGTCAACGGCAGCAGAAAACGATTCTAATTTTGGCTGAGATTTGGGAAGGAAGGTTTTGCCCTATTTATAGagttatccttttttttttggtaaggagaGTTATCCAATTGACTCCACGTGTCCTGGACATCTGAGCATGACAAAAGGATATTTTTAGATACCTTTTTCGTCGCCGTGGATTGGTTGTTTAAGAGGGTTTCCACGTGTGATGTAGTCATTACTAGAAAAAGCATCTACTAACCAGCTACGGGGAAATACTTGATGCACAGGAGAATCAAAATCTACGGTGtcagataattaaaaaaaaaaaaaaaaagttggttgGGTAATCCATTCGAAAGCTTCACCAGTTAGCTAATTTGCTTCAAATTAGGTAAAAGGATCTAATTTGCTTCAAATTAGGTAAAAGGATGctcctcttccccttcttcaaacCATGGACAGGTTTCGGAGATGTCAGTGCGAGCGAAGAGCGTCCAATCTCAGAGATATGGATGAAGAAATTCATCCTAGATGGATATTTTCAAATCTATTCCTTTGTTGTTACTATGGGGTTGCGGCTACTTGACTACAACTTAGGATGCAacgaaattttttctttcctctccccTCCCTTTAAGACAAAATTTCAATCAGTTTTGAGGATATTATTCTCTCTACACCATCAGAACGGGGTTCTAGGTATCGATATTGGTGTCAAGGAATTAGGATCGATTTCAGCCGATATCATTTTGGATCGCCATAAATCAATTCGGATTGAAAATATATACCCTTGGTTGGTTTTTAAACAATCTTTTACCTTTACCTACTGCCGCCCAAGttgcagccaaagaaatgaaatcttcaactataattttaaaaaaagtaaaatttaaaagaGTAATTGTGAACTCAAGAGAGaggtgaattattccattttctTGGTTGTAAGAGGATTGCAACTAAATATTTTCTGTCCATGGTCCATGACTCCATACCAATCATTAAAGGGATCGCCCATcaccaataccaatccaatccagaTAATTTTGTCGATCCAAAGAATCGTGCTCTACACTCCTTCGCCTTCCACGTGAAAACATTCCTTTTCTCCCTAAACAGACAAGTAGATCAATTCAAGCTGCTGCACACAATGAGTTTATGATTaacatatctttttttttttttgggtagaatatgATTAAGATACCAACGCAATGACCCTTCTAGCATAGGGAGATACttgcctttcttttctttttttagccaTATCACATCATAATATATCTGGTATTACTAACTTTTTGGGCTCAAAAGTAGATTGCTTATTTAGTTTTAAGCTCTAGACGAAATTCAAGGTTAATTTACAAAGACTCAATTTAACTACAGCCAAGGGTTGGACTATCGGTGAAGCTTGATTCTCGACAAAGAATTTACTTCATCTTATTCCAAAACCTTCTAGCAAAAATAGACCATTTCTATCTTTCGCAATCTGTTGGGAATTATATACTAAATTTGCGTCTATACCTTTTTTGTACAAATATAAATTGAACACTCCTCAAACGCAATCTTCTTCCCCCTTACTCGATACATTTATAAGACCAAGGCCAATACTCATGATACAGAAGTTAAAAGTCAATTTTTTGGGGGGTGTTTAGAGGTGGGGGGAAGGGTGTTTAGAGGGAGATGGAGGTAACTTGGCAATTGAAATAGAGTTGACGAAAGCACAGCAATCAGATTCTCTGTTCGAAAATTTTTCCTACTCCGCACTCATTATTGAGAACACCCATTCTGCCatatgtggtttttttttttcctagaaacCAGACCAGGGAAGGGACAATGGAAGGCAGCAATGTGAGAGAAACACATTGAACTCAAATTTGACCATGTACCGTCCTGAGGTAATGCTTCAGCAACGTTATGAGTGGGAATGATTGAACCTGAGCCCCAGACCACCCATGAAGGGATGCTGGTCCAGTGCTAATTGAACCATTGTACCCCAAGAGCCATATTGCTCTAGCACTCCCCGCCAAAGTCCAGGTAGTGGATCAAGTACACTTGCATAGAAATATCAAAAACAAACCAATGCTAACTACTCACAAGAGCTGCCGCGCTGTCTCTGCATACTCTTGTCAGGACCTAGATTTAGATGTCAGTTGAAACTCGAAAAGTTATCACAAAGAATCTCAGAAATTTAGAACTACCACCAAACGGTTCCAGAGGttgaaacaagaaaaatggaTCACAAAACATAATCCAATTTCTGAAATAGAAAGTAAAAGTAACACCATACATTTTAACAGCCAAAATGTTCTAGCTAAAGCCTCGTATTCAACCCCAGAAAATAACCCATAAAAAACTAGATAAGTATTCTGGCTAACCATCCAACAAGTCTACCAGAAAGTCAAGAAAGACAAGGATCCATTCTTGTTAAAATCATCACCACAACCCAAGCCTACTTGTCTTCAGAAAGAACAGCCCTAGGGAATCCCTGCATTTGTAACACATCCTCTTGATGGACCACAGTCTTCATTCGCTTCAGGCCTAGAAAACCAAGAAGGGTAAATCCATTACAAGACATTAAATGTGTAAAAGCAATATAGCATATTTCAAACAGCAAGATGAGTGAATACTTGCCACCTATCGAGGTATGTTGTGGCTCCATATACCCCAGGGCTCAAATTGCTATTTAAACTAACAAGGGGGAAGGCGGTTCAAATACGTACCTTGTTAGCAATGTTGTTGGAGAGCCAGTCCAACCCCTCATAAAGGCCCTCTCCAGAGGTTGCACAAGTACTCTGGATGTACCTGTAGCAAACAAGAAGATTAGCCAGCCCAAGAAGAACCTCTAGATACTCCATACAAAACagaaccaaaataaataaataaataaataattttaaaaaaaaattttgaagcaaGACAAGGGAATTTTACCAGTGGCGCTGACGGAGAGAATGAAGGCCAAGTTTATCAGTAATTTCCGCAGCATTCATTGCATTAGGAAGATCTTGCTTGTTAGCAAATACAAGCAACACAGCATCTCGCAACTCATCCTGAAACCCGATCTATGAAATTCAGCCCAGTAATGAAGAAATGGTGTAGCAATAGCAGGCAACTTACATAGGTTTAGAAAATGATAATTTACTGCATAAAGAGTGTGCTCATGCTAAATACCAGTTATGAACCACCCACCAATTAGCCTAGAGAAATAAAGGCGAAGACAAAACTGGATGACATGCCAAATAGTTTGACCCTTTGCCATTATGACCTTGTGACATGCTAAAGAGGGGGGGTGAACCCGACcggtttttcctattttttgggagggggggtggggaagCCTGCCTGGCAGTGCGGTGCACACTGGCACAGGGGCCACACTGCCAGGCAGAAGACcctctccctttttattttgtgAATTAAACCTAATAAAGTTAGAATGGTCAAAAACTAAACCAGTAACGAGCCACATCATATAACTGAAACAGTATGTGTACACTATATATGTTGTTTAGGCCTTAGTAAGTTGGATGTATGTAGAATCGACACTCATGCCAATTAAGATTCAGATTTCTCACCACCACCACTTGTCTGACGTTCCTCTTTTCTAGGACCAATTCTCTTCTCActccttttttctccttcccGTTTTCTCGCTGGACTGTTCAGTTCCAAATAGTCCCAAACACCCACTTCCATCAGAATAGCAGGAGGAACCTTGCCCTGATTTCTACCAAGGTAGTATTACTATTA
Protein-coding sequences here:
- the LOC122075944 gene encoding iron-sulfur cluster assembly protein 1-like, giving the protein MLRAGCRKFLGLVPQQNNQAPVLVRLYHERVVDHYNNPRNVGSFDKNDPTVGTGLVGAPACGDVMKLQIKVDEETGKITDACFKTFGCGSAIASSSVATEWIKGKQMEEVVTIKNTEIAKHLSLPPVKLHCSMLAEDAIKAAVKDYEAKRAKTEANAAAEPTERVANA